The genomic window GAGCACACCGAGTCGCATAGATCCCCACGCTACGCCACGGCACCTGCGGAAATCCCGCCTGTTCGATTGCCGATCGGGCGGCTCGCGGGCCAGCCTGGTGGCTGACGACCACTCACACCCCGGGAGCAACCCACCATGACGATCAGTCACCGCCGCCTGGGCGCGGGCGAGCACAGGGTCATCGTCCTGCACGACTGGTTCGGCACCACCGCCGGCTGGGGTCCTTTCCTGGACTACCTGGACAAGAGCGCCTTCGGCTACGCCTTCCTCGACTACCGCGGCTACGGCGACCGGGTCGAGGTCCCCGGCGAGTTCACCCTGGCCGAGATCGCCGCCGACACCCTCGCCCTCGCCGACGAGCTGGGCTGGGAGACCTTCTCGCTGGTCGGCCACTCGATGGGGGCCAAGGCCGCCCAGCTGGTGCTGGCCCAGGCGCCGCACCGGGTGCGCAAGCTGGCCGCCGTCGCGCCGGTGCCGGCCGGCGCCTTCCCGCTCGGCGAGGAGGAGCACGCGCTCTTCCACGCCGCCCCGCGCAACTTCACCGCCCGCCGGATGATCCTGGACCAGGTCACCGGGCAGCGGGCGAACGCCGTCTGGCTGGACCGGATGGTGGCCCGCTCCTCGGCGACCAGCCGGGTGGACGCCTTCGAGGCCTACCTGACCGAGTGGACCACCCAGGACTTCGCCGCGAAGGTGGCCGGCCAGCCGCTGCCGGTCAGGGTCTTCGTCGGCGAGCTGGACCTGGCGCTCACCCCCGAGCTCTTCCGCACCGGCTGGCAGCCGCTCTACCCCGCGGCCGAGCTCGAGGTGCTGCCGGCCACCGGCCACTACCCGATGTACGAGACGCCGGTGGCCTTCGCCACCGCGCTGGAGGCCTTCCTGCGGGACTGACCGGGACTGACCCGACCGACCGGCGCCGGACCGGGGCCGACCAGCGCCGATCGGCGCCGGACCCGGACCGACCGGCGCCGGCGGGGCGCTTCAGACGGCAGCGTCGCCGATGGCGGCTACCCTTGCCGGGTGGCCGCCATCGACATCCCCGCCCCCACCCTCAAGAAGCCCCAGCCCGAGGTCGCGCTGGACTTCCCGCGCGCCTGGGTCGAGTTCGCCGACCCCGCCGACGACGAGCAGGTCTTCCGCTGCGACCTGACCTGGCTGACCTCCCGCTGGGGCTGCATCTTCGGCCAGGGCTGCCACGGCATCCGCCCGGGCCGCGGCGAGTCGGACGGCTGCTGCACGCTGGGCGCGCACTACTCCGACGAGGACGACGAGCAGCGCGTCATCGAGCACGCCAAGCGGCTGACCCCCGAGGCCTGGCAGTACTTCGACCAGGGCACCGACAAGAAGGGCCGGCTCAAGCTCGACGGCGGCATCACCATGCTGGACGAGGACGGCGACCGGCAGACCCGCCGGGTGGACGGCGCCTGCATCTTCCTCAACCGCCCCGGCTTCGCCGGCGGCCAGGGCTGCGCGCTGCACACGCTGGCGCTGCAGGAGGGCAAGGAGCCGCTGGAGACCAAGCCGGACGTCTGCTGGCAGCTGCCGATCCGCCGCACCTACGACTGGATCGACCGCCCGGACGACACCCGCTACCTGCAGGTGAGCATCGGCGAGTACGACCGGCGCGGCTGGGGCCCGGGCGGCCACGACCTGCACTGGTGGTGCACCAGCAGCCCGGAGGCGCACCAGGGCCCCGACCCGGTCTACGTCAGCTACCGCGCCGAGCTGACCGAGCTGATGGGCCCGGCGGCCTACGCGGTGCTGACCGAGCTGTGCGACCAGCGGATCAAGAGCAGGGCCGACCGCAGGCTCGCGCCGCACCCCGCCGACCCGAAGCGCAAGAAGGACGCGTAACCACCGGCAGCCGCCCGGCTACTTGTCGATGTCCCCGACCACGAAGAACATCGACCCGAGGATCGCCACCATGTCCGCCACCAGCGTGCCGGGCAGCAGCTCGATCAGCGCCTGGATGTTGTTGAACGACGCCGAGCGCAGCTTGAGCCGCCAGGGCGTCTTGTCACCGCGCGAGACCAGGTAGTAGCCGTTGACCCCGAGCGGGTTCTCCGTCCACGCGTAGGTCTCGCCCTCGGGTGCCTTGAGCACCTTGGGCAGCCGCAGGTTGACCGGCCCGGCCGGCAGGCCGGCCAGCCGGTCCAGGCAGGCGTCCGCGAGGTCGAGCGAGTTGACGGTCTGCTCCAGCAGGCACTCGAAGCGGGCCAGGCAGTCGCCCTCCTCGCGCACCGCCACGCTGAGCACGTCCTGGAGCTCGCCGTAGGCCAGGTAGGGCTCGTCGCGGCGCAGGTCGAAGTCGACGCCGCTGGCCCGCGCGATCGGGCCGGTGATGCCGTAGGCGTGCACGTGCTCGGGGGCGAGCACGCCGACGCCCGCCGTACGGGCCCGGAAGATCTCGTTGCCCAGCACCAGGTCCTGGTAGACCGGCAGCTGGGCGCGGACGGCGGCGATCGCGGTGCGGACCCGGCCGAGCCAGCCGGCCGGCAGGTCCTCCTTGAGGCCGCCGACCCGGTTGAACATGAAGTGCATCCGCCCGCCGCTGGCCTCCTCCAGCACGTGCTGGAGCTCCTCGCGGCTGGTGAAGGCGTAGAAGACGGGGGTGATGCCGCCCAGCTCCAGCGGATAGGAGCCGATGAACATCAGGTGGTTGAGCACCCGGTTGAGCTCGGCGAGCAGGGTGCGGGTCCACACCGCGCGCTCGGGCACCTCCATGCCCAGCATCCGCTCGACCGCGAGCACCACGCCCAGCTCGTTGGCGAAGGCGGAGAGCCAGTCGTGCCGGTTGGCCAGCATGATGATCTGCCGGTAGTCCCGGGCCTCGAAGAGCTTCTCGGCGCCGCGGTGCATGTAGCCGATGACCGGCTCGGCCGAGACGATGCGCTCACCGTCCAGCACCAGCTTGAGCCGGAGCACACCGTGGGTGGCCGGGTGCTGCGGGCCGATGTTCAGCACCATGTCGGTGGCGGTGCTCTCCGCGCCCGACCCGATGCCGACGGTGGTCTCCCTCAAGCTGCTCATGCCCCCAGAGTCTGCCATCCCGCCAGCCCCGCCAGGCTCCGCGGTACCGGCATCCGGACGGCCTGGACCAGCCAGCCGAAGCCGCCCAGCCCGGCGGTGGCCGTCAGCTCGGCCGCCTCCCCCGCGGCGGCCAGCGCCCGCACGTACCCGGCCGGGTCGCTGGAGGCGAGCGCGAGCGGCGGCCGGGTGCCGTCGACGCCGAGCGCGCGCAGCGCGGTGCGCTGGGTTGTCCACAGGCTGTGGACACCGGGGACGGCCACCGAGTCGAGCGCCACGTGCGCGGTCAGGTCGCAGCTGCCGTCCGGCACCGGGGGCACCTCACGGCCGTTCCGGAAGCCGGTCAGGGTCCCGAAGACCGGCCGGTCTTGCTTCCGGTGCGCGTAGTCCACGGCCACCGCGAGCCCCCGCTCCAGCGCCCCCACGGCCGCCGCCCAGGCCGCGTCCCTGGTCCCGCCCAGCTCGATGCGCTCCCCCGGCTCCCCCGCGGGCCACCAGCGCCCGGCCCACGCGGCGTCGGCCCCGGTCAACGGCGGGCCCAGCCGCTCCTCCCCCGTCACGATGACCTCGACGTAGCGCGGCACACCGTCCTCGTCCCGTTCGGCGATGTCGAGCGGCACGTTGTCCAGCCACTCGTTGGCGAACAGCAGCCCCACCGCCCCCTCGGGCACCCGCTCGGTCCACCGCACCTGCGCCGGCAGCCCGTCCGGGCGGGCGGCCAGCTCGACGCCGTAGGCCCGCAGCCGCCCCGGCAGCAGCCCGCAGAGCGCCCCCACCAGTTCACCGCGCCCGGCCCCGACGTCGATCAGGGCGATCTCCTCGGGGTGGCCGAGCGCCTCGTCCACCTCCAGGAGCAGCCGCCCGACGGCCGCCGCGTACCGGGGTGAGGCGTGCACGGAGGTCCTGAAGTGCCCGGCCGGTCCCTCAGGACGGTGGTAGAAACCGCCCTGAGGCCCGTACAGGGCCCGTTCCATGGCGGGTCGCCAGCGCATCCAGGTCATGCCCGCGACCGTACCGGGCTCCGACCTGCGGACGAGGACGGTATCGCTCTTGTGGCGGACGGGACGGCCCCTGGCGACTGCCTAGGCTTGTCACGTGCATCGACTCTACGCCTGGCTTCGCGGACACCCCATGGTGGTCGATGGCGTCTGGGCGTCCATCGTGCTCTTCCTGGCCCTGGTCTCCAACATGAACGCCACCGGCTGGCGCAGCGGGGCCTACTACCTGATCACCGTGCTGATGTTCGGCCTGATGGTGGTGCGCCGCCGCTGGCCGGGGCCGACCACCGTCGCGGCGATGCTGCTCGGCCTGATGCAGGTGCTGGCGAACGTCGACCCGGACGCCTCCTCGCTGGGCTACCTGGTCTTCGTCTACACCGGCGCCGCCTTCGCCGTCCCCTGGATCTCGCGCTTCGCGCTGGTCAGCGGCCTGCTCGCCGGACCGCTGACGGTCGGGATGCTGCACAAGAGCTCGGACAACGGCTCACCCGCCCACGGCTTCCTGCAGCAGGCGTTCGTCGCCGTGCTGCTCTCCACCCCGTTCATCCTCTGCTGGGCCTGGGGCCGCCTCACCCGGGTCCGCGGCGCCTACCTGGTGGAGCTGGAGGACCGGGCGTCCCGGCTGGAGCGCGAGCGCGACGCCCAGGCCAAGGTGGCGGTGGCCGCCGAGCGCGCCCGGATCGCCCGCGAGCTGCACGACGTGGTCGCGCACAACGTCTCGGTGATGATCGTCCAGGCCGACGGCGCGGCCTACGTGATGGACAACTCGCCGCAGCAGGCCAAGGAGGCGCTGGGCACCATCGCCTCCACCGGGCGGCAGGCGCTGGTCGAGATGCGCCGGCTGCTGGGCGTGCTGCGCACCGCCGACGCGGCCGAGGAGTACGTGCCGCAGCCCGGTGTGGAGGAGCTGCCCGAGCTGCTGGAGCAGGTGCGCACCGCCGGTCTGCCGGTGGAGTACTCCACCTCGGGCGAGGTCCGCGAGCTGCCGCGCGGCGTCGAGCTGACCGTCTACCGGATCGTTCAGGAAGCCCTCACCAATGTGCGCAAGCATGGCGGACCGAACGTCAGCGCCCGGGTGGCGGTGGACTTCGGCGACCGCGACCTGAACGTGCTGATCGAGGACGAC from Kitasatospora sp. NBC_01250 includes these protein-coding regions:
- a CDS encoding alpha/beta fold hydrolase, whose protein sequence is MTISHRRLGAGEHRVIVLHDWFGTTAGWGPFLDYLDKSAFGYAFLDYRGYGDRVEVPGEFTLAEIAADTLALADELGWETFSLVGHSMGAKAAQLVLAQAPHRVRKLAAVAPVPAGAFPLGEEEHALFHAAPRNFTARRMILDQVTGQRANAVWLDRMVARSSATSRVDAFEAYLTEWTTQDFAAKVAGQPLPVRVFVGELDLALTPELFRTGWQPLYPAAELEVLPATGHYPMYETPVAFATALEAFLRD
- a CDS encoding NADH-quinone oxidoreductase subunit D produces the protein MRETTVGIGSGAESTATDMVLNIGPQHPATHGVLRLKLVLDGERIVSAEPVIGYMHRGAEKLFEARDYRQIIMLANRHDWLSAFANELGVVLAVERMLGMEVPERAVWTRTLLAELNRVLNHLMFIGSYPLELGGITPVFYAFTSREELQHVLEEASGGRMHFMFNRVGGLKEDLPAGWLGRVRTAIAAVRAQLPVYQDLVLGNEIFRARTAGVGVLAPEHVHAYGITGPIARASGVDFDLRRDEPYLAYGELQDVLSVAVREEGDCLARFECLLEQTVNSLDLADACLDRLAGLPAGPVNLRLPKVLKAPEGETYAWTENPLGVNGYYLVSRGDKTPWRLKLRSASFNNIQALIELLPGTLVADMVAILGSMFFVVGDIDK
- a CDS encoding SAM-dependent methyltransferase, whose product is MTWMRWRPAMERALYGPQGGFYHRPEGPAGHFRTSVHASPRYAAAVGRLLLEVDEALGHPEEIALIDVGAGRGELVGALCGLLPGRLRAYGVELAARPDGLPAQVRWTERVPEGAVGLLFANEWLDNVPLDIAERDEDGVPRYVEVIVTGEERLGPPLTGADAAWAGRWWPAGEPGERIELGGTRDAAWAAAVGALERGLAVAVDYAHRKQDRPVFGTLTGFRNGREVPPVPDGSCDLTAHVALDSVAVPGVHSLWTTQRTALRALGVDGTRPPLALASSDPAGYVRALAAAGEAAELTATAGLGGFGWLVQAVRMPVPRSLAGLAGWQTLGA
- a CDS encoding sensor histidine kinase, which encodes MHRLYAWLRGHPMVVDGVWASIVLFLALVSNMNATGWRSGAYYLITVLMFGLMVVRRRWPGPTTVAAMLLGLMQVLANVDPDASSLGYLVFVYTGAAFAVPWISRFALVSGLLAGPLTVGMLHKSSDNGSPAHGFLQQAFVAVLLSTPFILCWAWGRLTRVRGAYLVELEDRASRLERERDAQAKVAVAAERARIARELHDVVAHNVSVMIVQADGAAYVMDNSPQQAKEALGTIASTGRQALVEMRRLLGVLRTADAAEEYVPQPGVEELPELLEQVRTAGLPVEYSTSGEVRELPRGVELTVYRIVQEALTNVRKHGGPNVSARVAVDFGDRDLNVLIEDDGRGSTDEQLSRGGTDGQGHGLIGMRERIGMVSGSLDAGPRPGGGFRIRAVLPLKTAR